The Sinomicrobium kalidii genome contains a region encoding:
- a CDS encoding ribonucleotide-diphosphate reductase subunit beta: protein MAIFDRRVNYKPFEYPDVLQFTEAINRSFWVHSEVDFTADTQDFHSYLNQAERTAIKNSLLAIAQIEVAVKTFWGNIYQHFPKPEFNGLGSTFAECEFRHSEAYSRLLEVLGYNNEFKNLLEVPVIGERVDYLSQALKNANSEDRKKYVVSLILFSILIENVSLFSQFAIILSFTRFKGLMKNVSNIIAWTSVDEQIHANAGIYLVNKIKEEYPDFFDEETVAHIKETVKHSLDIEGKILDWIFEDGELETVKKNDLLNFMKFRIDDSMEKIGMDRIYGITAAEYAPLRWFEEEVFANSLDDFFAKRPVDYTKHDKSITADDLF, encoded by the coding sequence ATGGCTATTTTTGATAGAAGAGTTAACTATAAACCGTTTGAGTACCCCGATGTCCTGCAATTTACCGAGGCAATAAACCGGTCGTTCTGGGTACACAGCGAAGTGGATTTTACCGCCGATACCCAGGACTTTCACTCCTACCTGAACCAGGCGGAAAGGACGGCCATAAAAAACAGCCTTTTGGCTATTGCACAAATAGAAGTTGCAGTAAAAACGTTTTGGGGAAACATCTACCAGCATTTTCCGAAACCGGAATTTAACGGACTGGGGAGCACCTTTGCCGAATGCGAATTCCGCCATTCCGAAGCCTATTCCAGGCTGCTGGAAGTGCTGGGGTATAACAACGAGTTTAAGAACCTGCTCGAAGTCCCGGTCATCGGGGAACGGGTGGACTATCTTTCGCAGGCCCTTAAAAATGCCAATTCGGAAGACAGGAAAAAATATGTGGTATCGCTCATACTATTCTCCATCCTTATAGAGAACGTATCGCTTTTCAGCCAGTTTGCCATCATCCTGTCGTTTACGAGGTTCAAGGGATTGATGAAGAACGTGAGCAACATTATTGCCTGGACATCGGTAGATGAACAGATCCATGCCAATGCCGGGATTTACCTGGTGAACAAGATCAAGGAAGAATATCCGGATTTCTTTGATGAGGAAACCGTTGCACACATTAAGGAGACCGTGAAACATTCTCTCGATATCGAAGGGAAAATACTGGACTGGATATTTGAAGACGGTGAGCTCGAGACCGTAAAGAAGAACGATCTGCTGAACTTTATGAAATTCCGTATTGACGACAGTATGGAAAAAATAGGAATGGACAGGATTTACGGGATCACGGCGGCCGAATACGCCCCGCTGCGGTGGTTTGAAGAAGAGGTCTTTGCCAACAGCCTGGACGATTTCTTCGCCAAAAGGCCCGTGGACTACACCAAACACGACAAGAGCATTACAGCAGATGATTTATTTTAA